The Centroberyx gerrardi isolate f3 chromosome 24, fCenGer3.hap1.cur.20231027, whole genome shotgun sequence genome includes a region encoding these proteins:
- the LOC139914302 gene encoding uncharacterized protein LOC139914302, whose amino-acid sequence MRKRKHCIPQGFKCQQLSPVLESAFSDNSASDYLPPVADPLSPFASTSSASSGPGIFPLQPNLQQRGQMQAQPPPNCSPPPWDTSGTEQAKFRPFSQPRGMRDCSPWSSGSNTPLYQPETPTVARVLFGSPEPDNTEARQHARHKVMFCLNQPEDKEPMLCFTLNQSETEEQFEEQVFRGFSNEDYRSEASHFGRAKSKIYLKEETPIRPSRTQFSSSLVRNAPDSQRRGSETNSLTQLSDCTDMDSSCAGLNNGPLVCCELSPSYSSRGGYFSSDSDDDEDGCQSCLHSGSSCMDKACSAEALNPNQGSQGNQKQGHSQPGPLPRQTKPKVNFRDDQRAAENMACNDETCGNSDKHIGSSTAQFLPPSQRSEIHKRKMTSSETRDAATQTADIPVRQTSDASTQCSLVPDRPTDPPEFNLYKTPVDVSVQNPATGRQTGCRDAAAEQNTQRASSDGYRRGGEHPPWSKLRKERRAGQLSISGIINKYPTLNTDSRVMIQKPTNRFLEALHMTDGREMSRQDGGGRDERAKQDLVENGPLMKDLPEEEREEVASAGRVNRLSEEAETLQEIADILLMLKQRKKEG is encoded by the exons atgagaaagagaaagcactgCATTCCACAAGGGTTCAAATGCCAGCAG CTGTCACCAGTGCTGGAGTCGGCCTTTTCGGACAACAGTGCGTCTGACTACCTGCCGCCTGTCGCTGACCCGCTCAGCCCCTtcgcctccacctcctcagcctcctcaggcCCAG GAATATTCCCCCTGCAGCCGAACCTCCAGCAGAGAGGCCAGATGCAGGCTCAGCCGCCCCCCAACTGCTCCCCTCCGCCCTGGGACACCTCAGGGACGGAGCAGGCCAAG tTTCGGCCTTTCTCCCAGCCCAGAGGGATGAGAGACTGCAGCCCCTGGTCCTCTGGGTCAAACACACCCCTCTACCAACCGGAGACACCCACAGTAGCCCGAGTCCTGTTTGGAAGCCCGGAGCCAGA TAACACAGAGGCCAGGCAGCATGCAAGGCACAAAGTCATGTTCTGTCTCAACCAACCAGAGGACAAGGAGCCCATGTTGTGCTTCACTCTTAACCAGTCAGAAACTGAGGAGCAGTTTGAGGAGCAAGTCTTCAGGGGCTTCAGCAATGAAGATTACAGAAGTGAAG CTTCTCATTTTGGGAGAGCAAAATCAAAGATATATCTCAAAGAGGAAACACCGATCAGACCTTCAAGAACACA attttcttcctctcttgtcAGGAATGCCCCTGATTCACAGCGCAGGGGATCTGAGACCAACTCCCTCACACAG CTGTCAGACTGCACTGATATGGACTCTT CATGTGCTGGACTCAACAATGGCCCCTTGGTCTGCTGTGAATTATCGCCTAGTTACTCCTCTAGAGGAGGTTACTTCAGTTCAGACTCAGATGAT GATGAAGATGGCTGCCAGTCATGTCTCCATTCTGGCTCTTCATGTATGGACAAAGCCTGTAGTGCAGAAGCCCTAAACCCAAACCAAGGCTCACAGGGGAATCAAAAACAAGGGCACTCCCAACCCGGGCCTCTCCCCCGACAGACAAAACCCAAAGTGAACTTCAGAGATGACCAGAGAGCTGCAGAAAACATGGCTTGCAATGATGAAACCTGCGGAAATAGCGACAAACACATAGGAAGCAGCACGGCTCAGTTTCTGCCTCCATCTCAGCGCTCTGAGATCCACAAACGCAAGATGACATCCAGTGAAACTCGAGACGCGGCGACTCAGACAGCCGATATCCCAGTACGTCAAACATCTGACGCCTCGACGCAGTGCAGCTTGGTACCGGACAGACCGACCGACCCGCCCGAGTTCAACTTGTACAAAACACCTGTTGACGTTTCAGTGCAGAATCCGGCCACAGGGAGGCAGACCGGCTGCAGAGATGCCGCCGCagagcaaaacacacagagggcttCGTCGGACGGctacaggaggggaggggagcatCCGCCCTGGAGCAAATTGAGGAAGGAACGCAGGGCTGGGCAGCTGTCAATCAGCGGCATTATAAACAAATACCCTACTCTCAACACTGACAGCAGAGTGATGATACAGAAACCCACAAACCGCTTTCTAGAGGCTCTGCACATGACCGATGGGCGAG AAATGAGCAGGCAGGATGGAGGGGGCAGAGATGAGAGAGCGAAACAAGACCTTGTGGAAAACGGTCCTCTTATGAAAGACCTcccagaagaagagagggaggaggtcgCGTCTGCCGGCAGAGTTAACAGACTCTCAGAAGAGGCGGAAACACTCCAGGAAATAGCCGACATTTTGCTCATGCTGAagcagagaaagaaggagggatga